In one window of Halomarina pelagica DNA:
- a CDS encoding MDR family MFS transporter, protein MDAPTSDRRLVTLGVMLGIFLAGIDGTVVSTVMPTVVADLGGLRLYSWVFAAYMLFAAISMPLFGRLSDIYGRKRLFYVGVAVFVLGSALAGLSRTMPQLIAFRAVQGVGAGAMFAIPYTILGVIHPPEQRGRAIGYGSAVWGISSVVGPLLGYLIVTTLGWRWVFYLSVPVGIGAVALIARSLEETTGAADPHVDYAGALALSVGVGALLLALQLFETVGTAAAGALAVVGVAALVAFVRVERSARVPILPLSLFDDRVFVVTNAVGFLSSFVIFGAITYVPLFVQALRGGAGAAALAVFPISIGWSGTSFVSGRLVNRFGERALIATGTVLMTLGFGAATLWTVGTPLSVIVANVFVMGVGMGALTPPLLTAIQNHLGTERMGLATSSQQFFRNLGGTVGVAVLGVALNVVLRERFASLPRVSNVGDLQRLLLASGSPPDGLAAAMTEGLTAVFAASVVVCLLAVGLVVYLPRLRGGTTAALGVDD, encoded by the coding sequence ATGGACGCTCCGACGTCTGATCGCCGCCTCGTGACGCTCGGCGTCATGCTGGGCATCTTCCTCGCGGGTATCGACGGCACCGTCGTGAGCACCGTGATGCCCACCGTCGTCGCCGACCTGGGCGGCCTGCGCCTCTACTCGTGGGTCTTCGCGGCGTACATGCTGTTCGCCGCCATCTCGATGCCGCTGTTCGGCCGGCTGTCCGACATCTACGGCCGGAAGCGGCTGTTCTACGTCGGCGTCGCCGTCTTCGTCCTCGGGAGCGCGCTCGCGGGGCTCTCCCGAACCATGCCTCAGCTCATCGCCTTCCGCGCGGTGCAGGGCGTCGGCGCGGGCGCGATGTTCGCCATCCCCTACACCATCCTCGGGGTCATCCACCCGCCCGAACAGCGCGGCAGGGCCATCGGCTACGGGAGCGCGGTCTGGGGCATATCGAGCGTCGTCGGCCCGCTGCTCGGCTACCTGATCGTGACGACGCTCGGCTGGCGCTGGGTGTTCTACCTCAGCGTTCCCGTCGGGATCGGCGCGGTGGCGCTCATCGCCCGGTCGCTGGAGGAGACGACCGGCGCGGCAGACCCGCACGTCGATTACGCGGGCGCGCTCGCCCTCTCGGTCGGCGTCGGCGCGCTCCTCCTCGCGCTCCAGCTCTTCGAGACGGTGGGGACGGCGGCGGCGGGCGCGCTGGCGGTCGTCGGCGTCGCCGCCCTGGTCGCGTTCGTCCGCGTCGAGCGGTCGGCGCGCGTGCCGATCCTCCCGCTCTCGCTGTTCGACGACCGCGTGTTCGTGGTGACCAACGCCGTCGGCTTCCTCTCGAGCTTCGTCATCTTCGGCGCGATCACCTACGTCCCGCTGTTCGTGCAGGCGCTGCGCGGCGGGGCGGGCGCGGCCGCCCTCGCCGTCTTCCCGATCTCCATCGGGTGGTCCGGGACGAGCTTCGTCTCGGGCCGCCTCGTCAACCGGTTCGGCGAGCGCGCGCTCATCGCGACCGGTACGGTACTCATGACCCTCGGCTTCGGCGCGGCGACGCTGTGGACCGTCGGGACGCCGCTCTCGGTCATCGTCGCGAACGTGTTCGTGATGGGGGTCGGCATGGGGGCGCTCACGCCGCCGCTGTTGACGGCCATCCAGAACCACCTCGGAACCGAACGCATGGGTCTCGCGACCTCCTCCCAGCAGTTCTTCCGCAACCTCGGCGGGACGGTCGGCGTCGCCGTCCTCGGGGTCGCGCTCAACGTCGTCCTCCGGGAGCGGTTCGCGTCGCTCCCCCGGGTGTCGAACGTCGGCGACCTCCAGCGACTCCTGCTCGCCTCCGGCAGCCCGCCGGACGGCCTCGCGGCCGCGATGACGGAGGGACTGACGGCCGTCTTCGCCGCCTCGGTCGTCGTGTGTCTCCTCGCCGTCGGACTGGTCGTCTACCTGCCGCGGCTGCGCGGGGGGACGACGGCCGCGCTCGGCGTGGACGACTGA
- a CDS encoding endonuclease/exonuclease/phosphatase family protein, with protein MSIRFTRRGFLATAGASLASVTGAASATPDPVRFATYNIRDLTTEQVQTPGDPQAEAAARVIQEARPDVLALNEVVNNRQEGVRTDRTNARAFVENYLSVPQRDFLRGIDYEHVYVPKSNTGVHSGMDLDNNGVVDDTPGDRTYGNDAFGYGEYPGQYALALVSRYPLDEAAVRSFRTFVWEDMPGNLIVRDDDYDVYLTEEEAERFRLSSKTHVDVPIEVGDRTVHALLAHPTPSGFDGPENFNGRRCHDEVRLFADYVAGADYLYDDDGVSGGLDPDASYALLGDMNAYPGQADNFDAATKFLLDTPDFDARPLPTSPGGARRGNPRATFDSTITIDYVLPSPDLDRRGTGVVWPARSSSRRGLGADAEAASDHRLVWADLVPGR; from the coding sequence ATGTCTATCCGATTCACGCGACGGGGATTCCTGGCCACGGCCGGCGCGTCGCTCGCGTCGGTCACGGGGGCGGCGAGCGCGACGCCCGATCCCGTTCGATTCGCGACGTACAACATCAGGGACCTCACGACCGAGCAGGTCCAGACGCCCGGCGACCCGCAGGCGGAGGCGGCCGCGCGGGTGATCCAGGAGGCTCGGCCGGACGTGCTGGCGCTCAACGAGGTCGTCAACAACCGGCAGGAGGGCGTCCGCACCGACCGCACGAACGCCCGCGCGTTCGTCGAGAACTACCTCTCGGTTCCGCAGCGCGACTTCCTCCGGGGGATCGACTACGAGCACGTCTACGTCCCGAAGAGCAACACGGGCGTCCACAGCGGGATGGACCTCGATAACAACGGTGTCGTCGACGACACGCCGGGCGATCGGACGTACGGCAACGACGCCTTCGGATACGGCGAGTACCCCGGCCAGTACGCGCTGGCGCTCGTCAGTCGGTACCCGCTCGACGAGGCGGCCGTGCGGTCGTTCCGGACGTTCGTCTGGGAGGACATGCCCGGGAACCTGATCGTCCGGGACGACGACTACGACGTCTACCTGACCGAGGAGGAGGCCGAGCGGTTCCGGCTGTCCTCGAAGACGCACGTCGACGTGCCAATCGAGGTGGGCGACCGCACCGTCCACGCGCTGCTCGCCCACCCCACGCCGTCGGGATTCGATGGGCCGGAGAACTTCAACGGCCGGCGCTGTCACGACGAGGTGCGCCTGTTCGCCGACTACGTCGCCGGGGCCGACTACCTCTACGACGACGACGGCGTCAGCGGCGGGCTCGACCCGGACGCCTCCTACGCGCTCCTGGGCGACATGAACGCCTACCCCGGTCAGGCGGACAACTTCGACGCCGCCACGAAGTTCCTCCTCGATACCCCCGACTTCGACGCGCGACCCCTGCCGACCAGCCCCGGCGGCGCGCGTCGGGGGAACCCGCGTGCGACGTTCGACTCGACCATCACCATCGACTACGTGCTCCCCTCGCCCGACCTCGACCGCCGGGGGACGGGGGTCGTCTGGCCGGCGAGGTCGTCGTCACGCCGCGGACTCGGTGCCGACGCGGAGGCGGCCTCGGACCACCGGCTCGTCTGGGCGGACCTCGTCCCCGGTCGCTAG
- a CDS encoding carbon-nitrogen hydrolase family protein, translating to MVAESFVLAAAQVEPEYHDKEGTLDKTCRWIERAGDAGADLVVFPETYFPGYPYWRGSVSIPRWTELMVELQKNSLHVEDEATAVLGDAVAEADLYVALGTNELSDRPGSETLYNSIFYFDRTGELLGRHRKLMPTHQERAIWGRGDPAHLRTYETDLGRLGGLVCYENHMTLSKAALTAHGEEIHAAVWPGFWEQHGHPGDKSRAADAGARDTCDVYPAMREYAFETQSFVAACSAYVSDDVAGEYADELGFNVAAGGSMLVNPAGIVKAGPAVGEEALLTAEFSRDERRATKAYFDAMGHYTRWDAVRLDVSDGALSPVRERPEARRPSLSPARAEELAAEYGVPVEAVEAVAEELAP from the coding sequence ATGGTCGCCGAATCGTTCGTACTGGCCGCGGCGCAGGTCGAACCCGAGTACCACGACAAGGAGGGCACCCTCGACAAGACGTGTCGCTGGATCGAGCGGGCGGGCGACGCGGGCGCGGACCTCGTCGTCTTCCCCGAGACGTACTTCCCGGGGTACCCCTACTGGCGCGGCAGCGTCTCGATCCCGCGGTGGACGGAGCTGATGGTCGAACTCCAGAAGAACAGCCTCCACGTGGAGGACGAGGCGACGGCGGTCCTCGGCGACGCGGTCGCCGAGGCGGACCTGTACGTCGCCCTCGGGACCAACGAGCTGAGCGACCGCCCCGGCAGCGAGACGCTCTACAACTCCATCTTTTACTTCGATCGAACCGGAGAGTTGCTCGGCCGCCACCGCAAGCTCATGCCGACCCACCAGGAGCGGGCCATCTGGGGCCGCGGCGACCCGGCGCACCTCCGCACCTACGAGACCGACCTCGGTCGCCTCGGCGGCCTGGTGTGCTACGAGAACCACATGACGCTGTCGAAGGCGGCGCTGACGGCCCACGGCGAGGAGATCCACGCCGCCGTCTGGCCGGGCTTCTGGGAGCAACACGGCCACCCCGGGGACAAGAGCCGCGCGGCGGACGCCGGCGCGCGCGACACCTGCGACGTCTACCCCGCGATGCGCGAGTACGCCTTCGAGACGCAGTCGTTCGTCGCCGCCTGCTCCGCGTACGTGAGCGACGACGTGGCCGGCGAGTACGCCGACGAGCTGGGGTTCAACGTCGCCGCGGGCGGGAGCATGCTCGTCAACCCGGCCGGGATCGTGAAGGCCGGCCCCGCGGTGGGCGAGGAGGCGCTGCTGACCGCCGAGTTCTCCCGCGACGAGCGCCGCGCCACGAAGGCGTACTTCGACGCGATGGGCCACTACACCCGCTGGGACGCGGTGCGCCTCGACGTGAGCGACGGGGCGCTCTCGCCGGTGCGCGAGCGACCGGAGGCGCGTCGACCGTCGCTGTCGCCCGCCCGCGCCGAGGAACTCGCCGCGGAGTACGGGGTGCCGGTCGAGGCCGTCGAGGCGGTGGCCGAAGAGCTAGCTCCCTGA
- the carA gene encoding glutamine-hydrolyzing carbamoyl-phosphate synthase small subunit — MFFVTMDAYVALEGGRVVEARARAPGQTRGELVFTTAYTGYEESLTDPSYEEQVLTFSYPLIGNYGVRSERFESDRVHPRAVVARELTDDVAAWLEREGVPAVDSLDTRDLVTRIREEGAMKCGIVAGEDVTPEDALDQLSRCKGMSEHTEIGEQVTVREPTTYNPDGSGPDVALIDCGAKGSIVSSLVERGATVHRLPYDATSEEVEALAPDVLFISNGPGDPANFGATQDLVRDLAGEIPMAGICLGQQVIADALGGETEKMAFGHRGVNQPVRDLRTGRVVMTTQNHGYTVADPGPLDVTQVNVNDDTPEGLESDDLRVITRQYHPEANPGPHDTLGFFDDVLAMTGSRTQVAAD, encoded by the coding sequence ATGTTCTTCGTAACGATGGACGCCTACGTGGCACTGGAGGGCGGGCGCGTGGTCGAAGCGCGCGCTCGCGCTCCCGGTCAGACGCGTGGAGAACTGGTGTTCACGACCGCCTACACGGGCTACGAGGAGAGCCTCACCGACCCCTCCTACGAGGAGCAGGTCCTCACGTTCTCGTATCCCCTGATCGGTAACTACGGCGTCCGATCCGAGCGGTTCGAATCCGACCGCGTCCACCCCCGCGCCGTCGTCGCGCGCGAACTGACCGACGACGTCGCCGCGTGGCTCGAACGCGAGGGCGTCCCCGCCGTGGACAGCCTCGACACGCGCGACCTCGTCACCCGCATCCGCGAGGAGGGGGCGATGAAGTGCGGCATCGTCGCGGGCGAGGACGTCACCCCGGAGGACGCGCTCGACCAGCTCTCGCGGTGCAAGGGAATGAGCGAACACACCGAGATCGGCGAGCAGGTCACGGTCCGCGAGCCGACGACGTACAACCCCGACGGCTCCGGCCCGGACGTCGCCCTGATCGACTGCGGGGCGAAGGGATCGATCGTCTCCTCGCTCGTCGAGCGCGGCGCGACGGTCCACCGCCTGCCCTACGACGCGACGTCCGAGGAAGTCGAGGCGCTCGCGCCCGACGTGCTGTTCATCTCGAACGGTCCCGGCGACCCGGCGAACTTCGGGGCGACCCAGGACCTCGTCCGGGACCTCGCCGGCGAAATCCCGATGGCCGGCATCTGCCTCGGCCAGCAGGTCATCGCGGACGCGCTCGGCGGAGAGACGGAGAAGATGGCCTTCGGCCACCGCGGCGTCAACCAGCCCGTGCGCGACCTGCGCACCGGGCGGGTGGTGATGACGACGCAGAACCACGGCTACACCGTCGCCGACCCCGGCCCGCTCGACGTGACGCAGGTGAACGTCAACGACGACACCCCCGAGGGCCTGGAGAGCGACGACCTGCGCGTCATCACGCGCCAGTACCACCCCGAGGCCAACCCCGGCCCGCACGACACCCTCGGCTTCTTCGACGACGTGCTGGCGATGACGGGATCACGGACGCAGGTCGCGGCGGACTGA
- a CDS encoding SDR family oxidoreductase, whose product MNEMTVLVAGASGRTGRDVLDVLLDAGIRVRALTSSPGKVETLELQGADEVVVGDLLSISAAREAVEGADAVICAVGSTPGANLLRGPLVDREGVVNLVDAAADEGVDRFVLVSSIGVGDSKEGMPKPFRALLDLFGILDAKEAGEEHLRRSGLDYTIVRPGGLTNDPATGDVLVGEGGDTVSGSIPRADVARLLVAALFTPESENRTFEVVSREGRRGSATGVVDVDWRHPEPVVER is encoded by the coding sequence ATGAACGAAATGACAGTACTGGTCGCCGGGGCGAGCGGCCGGACCGGCCGCGACGTGCTCGACGTGCTCCTCGACGCGGGGATCCGCGTCCGGGCGCTCACCAGTTCGCCGGGGAAGGTCGAGACGCTTGAACTCCAAGGCGCGGACGAGGTCGTCGTCGGGGACCTCCTCAGCATCTCGGCCGCCCGCGAGGCGGTCGAGGGCGCAGACGCCGTGATCTGTGCGGTCGGCTCGACGCCGGGGGCGAACCTCCTCCGCGGCCCGCTCGTCGACCGCGAGGGGGTCGTCAACCTCGTCGACGCCGCCGCGGACGAGGGCGTCGATCGGTTCGTTCTCGTCTCCTCCATCGGGGTCGGCGACTCGAAGGAGGGCATGCCGAAGCCGTTCCGTGCGCTGCTCGACCTCTTCGGCATCCTCGACGCGAAGGAGGCGGGCGAGGAGCACCTCCGCCGGTCGGGGCTCGACTACACGATCGTCCGCCCCGGCGGCCTGACGAACGACCCCGCCACCGGCGACGTGCTCGTCGGGGAGGGCGGGGACACCGTCTCGGGGTCGATCCCGCGCGCCGACGTGGCGCGCCTGCTCGTCGCGGCGCTGTTCACCCCCGAGAGCGAGAACCGCACGTTCGAGGTGGTGAGCCGGGAGGGCCGCCGTGGGAGCGCGACGGGCGTCGTGGACGTCGACTGGCGGCACCCCGAACCGGTCGTCGAGCGGTAG
- a CDS encoding PHP-associated domain-containing protein encodes MFALDLHTHTRFFHGFTARSTPFDPVGSRALGVVAQLRDLDGVALTNHDYYEPLSTDPVVRVPGIEVTTTRGHVLVVGPDPPRFTRPERLTPEETVALAHDRDCAAIIAHPYRNSTVREVDAPFDAIEVNGKHPRTERWVRQLADDHGLPLVGGSDAHYPVEVGRAYTRVDAEELTPENVVAAIREGRVEPRVGTHLTDRLVRRFYRRVHEQKRHLQTPAWLDEAPTPGVGRPPGEDDD; translated from the coding sequence GTGTTCGCGCTGGATCTCCACACGCACACCCGGTTCTTCCACGGGTTTACCGCCCGCTCTACGCCCTTCGACCCCGTCGGCTCGCGGGCGCTCGGCGTCGTCGCCCAGTTGCGTGATCTCGACGGCGTCGCGCTCACCAACCACGACTACTACGAACCGCTCTCCACCGATCCCGTGGTCCGCGTCCCCGGCATCGAGGTGACGACGACCCGCGGACACGTCCTCGTGGTCGGCCCGGATCCGCCGCGGTTCACCCGCCCGGAGCGCCTCACCCCCGAGGAGACGGTCGCGCTCGCCCACGACCGCGACTGTGCGGCGATCATCGCTCACCCCTACCGCAACAGCACCGTCCGCGAGGTCGATGCCCCGTTCGACGCCATCGAGGTCAACGGCAAACACCCCCGGACCGAGCGCTGGGTGCGCCAGCTCGCGGACGACCACGGCCTCCCGCTGGTCGGCGGCAGCGACGCCCACTACCCCGTCGAGGTGGGACGCGCGTACACGCGCGTCGACGCCGAGGAACTCACCCCGGAGAACGTCGTCGCCGCCATCCGCGAGGGGCGGGTCGAACCCCGCGTCGGCACCCACCTCACCGACCGCCTCGTCCGGCGGTTCTACCGGCGCGTCCACGAGCAGAAGCGCCACCTCCAGACGCCGGCGTGGCTCGACGAGGCCCCGACTCCCGGCGTCGGACGCCCGCCCGGCGAGGACGACGACTGA
- a CDS encoding HD domain-containing protein, which produces MSHVDLDRAFPELAAIEDADLRAGVREAWTIAIDDNGIDDLAAVPWFPPAQRRLDLPDATLVEHVRDVTAAAVALAETLVERGHDPSIDLVLAGALVHDVSKLYEFDGMDETAVGRLLGHPHYGAAVVDRAGLPVEVAHVVLSHTRRTAVEPATLEAETVRRADEVAASALRLRAVDDLRDA; this is translated from the coding sequence ATGAGCCACGTAGACCTCGACCGCGCGTTCCCCGAACTCGCCGCCATCGAGGACGCCGACCTCCGAGCGGGCGTCCGCGAGGCGTGGACGATCGCCATCGACGACAACGGGATCGACGACCTCGCGGCGGTCCCCTGGTTCCCGCCCGCCCAGCGGCGGCTCGACCTCCCCGACGCGACGCTCGTCGAGCACGTCCGCGACGTGACCGCCGCCGCCGTCGCGCTGGCCGAGACGCTGGTCGAGCGCGGACACGACCCCTCGATCGACCTGGTGCTCGCGGGGGCGCTGGTCCACGACGTGTCGAAGCTGTACGAGTTCGACGGCATGGACGAGACCGCCGTCGGTCGGCTGCTCGGCCACCCCCACTACGGCGCGGCGGTGGTCGACCGCGCCGGCCTGCCGGTCGAGGTGGCGCACGTCGTCCTCTCGCACACCCGCCGGACGGCGGTCGAGCCGGCGACGCTCGAAGCCGAGACCGTCCGCCGGGCCGACGAGGTGGCGGCGAGCGCGCTCCGCCTCCGCGCGGTGGACGACCTCCGGGACGCCTGA
- a CDS encoding NUDIX hydrolase, whose protein sequence is MSVDDARTQERSEGAADHEHQNARQDVVAVDADDNEQGVVNRLDAHTGDGIRHRAFTALVFDDEGRILLAQRAADKRLWDTHWDGTVASHPEQGQSQEEATRQRLEEELGITPDQYDDLRVTDKFEYKRYYLNEGVEHEVCAVLKLTLDDISLDPDPAEVGGLLWADYRHLYEHPKLYRQLRLCPWFEIAIRRDFE, encoded by the coding sequence ATGAGCGTGGACGACGCACGTACGCAGGAGCGGTCGGAGGGAGCCGCCGACCACGAGCACCAGAACGCCCGACAGGACGTCGTCGCGGTGGACGCGGACGACAACGAGCAGGGGGTCGTAAACCGCCTCGACGCCCACACCGGCGACGGCATCCGCCACCGCGCGTTCACCGCCCTCGTGTTCGACGACGAGGGGCGCATCCTGCTCGCCCAGCGCGCCGCCGACAAGCGCCTCTGGGACACCCACTGGGACGGGACCGTCGCGTCCCACCCAGAGCAGGGACAGAGCCAGGAGGAGGCCACTCGCCAGCGGCTCGAGGAGGAACTCGGGATCACGCCCGACCAGTACGACGACCTCCGCGTGACGGACAAGTTCGAGTACAAGCGCTACTACCTCAACGAGGGCGTCGAGCACGAGGTCTGTGCGGTGCTGAAGCTCACCCTCGACGACATCTCGCTCGACCCCGACCCCGCCGAGGTCGGCGGACTGCTCTGGGCCGACTACCGCCACCTCTACGAGCACCCCAAGCTCTACCGGCAGCTTCGCCTCTGCCCGTGGTTCGAGATCGCCATCCGTCGCGACTTCGAGTGA
- a CDS encoding Lrp/AsnC family transcriptional regulator — MDNLDRDILDILRRDARTPYTEIAAEVGTSEGTVRNRVDRLVKDGVIERFTVATRTGNVKAMIEVGVDVSVDTSEVSERMAEWHDVDFVWQVSGEEDLVLIVDAADTRGINDLITRAREQDEVVSTKTRLILDERLG, encoded by the coding sequence ATGGACAACCTCGACCGGGACATCCTCGACATCCTCCGACGCGACGCGCGGACGCCCTACACGGAGATCGCCGCCGAGGTGGGGACGAGCGAGGGCACGGTCAGGAACCGCGTCGATCGCCTCGTCAAGGACGGCGTCATCGAACGGTTCACCGTCGCCACGCGCACCGGGAACGTGAAGGCGATGATCGAGGTCGGCGTCGACGTGAGCGTCGACACGAGCGAGGTCTCCGAGCGGATGGCCGAGTGGCACGACGTCGACTTCGTCTGGCAGGTCTCCGGCGAGGAGGACCTCGTGCTCATCGTCGACGCGGCCGACACCCGGGGCATCAACGACCTGATCACCCGCGCGCGCGAGCAGGACGAGGTCGTGAGCACGAAGACGCGCCTGATCCTCGACGAGCGGCTCGGGTAG
- a CDS encoding diacylglycerol/lipid kinase family protein translates to MTNDGRAPGGRSDGRVLILNPVSGDGEHAPRVRELAADHGFAVRETERSGDGIELAREAAREGADLVAACGGDGTLNEVVRGLWNADALPGTAFAVVPGGTGNNFAGNVGIEGIEHAFEVVESGDWRTVDLGLVAVDGGEPLPFLNSCVGGLTANASASTSSEQKERFGVLAYVLNTLREIASFEGIALDVTPVEGGEGWHGDALCVLIGNGRRFPGGGDEQANMEDGRLDVTIVEDYPTVDLASEAAVHRLFGRETRNIARLQTTELDVTVHEGDPVTFSLDGELASVRHLHVESRPGTLRLPVGDAYDPAPG, encoded by the coding sequence ATGACAAACGACGGGCGCGCGCCGGGGGGCAGATCCGACGGGCGCGTCCTGATCCTCAACCCCGTCAGCGGGGACGGCGAGCACGCGCCGCGCGTTCGCGAGCTGGCCGCGGACCACGGGTTCGCCGTTCGCGAGACGGAGCGCTCGGGCGACGGCATCGAGCTGGCGCGGGAGGCCGCGAGGGAGGGGGCCGACCTCGTCGCCGCCTGCGGGGGCGACGGGACGCTGAACGAGGTCGTCCGGGGGCTGTGGAACGCGGACGCGCTCCCGGGGACCGCGTTCGCCGTCGTCCCGGGCGGGACGGGGAACAACTTCGCGGGGAACGTCGGGATCGAGGGGATCGAACACGCGTTCGAGGTCGTCGAGTCGGGCGACTGGCGCACCGTCGACCTCGGCCTCGTCGCCGTCGACGGGGGCGAGCCGCTCCCGTTTCTCAACTCCTGCGTCGGCGGGCTGACGGCGAACGCGAGCGCGAGCACCTCGTCGGAGCAGAAGGAGCGCTTCGGCGTCCTCGCGTACGTCCTCAACACGCTCCGCGAGATCGCCTCGTTCGAGGGGATCGCGCTCGACGTCACGCCGGTCGAGGGGGGCGAGGGGTGGCACGGGGACGCCCTCTGCGTGCTCATCGGGAACGGGCGTCGGTTCCCCGGCGGGGGCGACGAGCAGGCGAACATGGAGGACGGCCGGCTCGACGTGACGATCGTCGAGGACTACCCGACGGTGGACCTCGCGAGCGAGGCCGCCGTCCATCGGCTGTTCGGACGCGAGACGCGGAACATCGCGCGGCTACAGACGACCGAACTCGACGTGACCGTCCACGAGGGCGACCCGGTCACCTTCAGCCTCGACGGGGAACTCGCCTCCGTGCGCCACCTGCACGTCGAGTCCCGGCCGGGGACGCTCCGCCTCCCCGTCGGCGACGCCTACGATCCGGCCCCCGGCTGA
- a CDS encoding diacylglycerol/lipid kinase family protein, which produces MARATGSGGRGDEGDRVLVLNPKSGGGRGTDAIGALAADRGFAVREAEGAAVVEAARGAAESGASLVVACGGDGTASGVVNGIADADAFDDVAFGVVPSGTGNNFAGNVGVGSVEQAFDVLETGEERRIDVGRVVLTDADGTTDERLFLNSCVAGLTADASERTSAELKRRYGAFAYLATTLGAVPTYESLPLRVEGPADDDPWRGDALCVFLGNARGFPRGGSVRLTQANVEDGLLEVALVSDASALELAGDELIRRLFRGETVNIELRSLPSVTVTTEGEPIRFSLDGEMVSAERLDAGTLPRTLRARVGASYVPDPPA; this is translated from the coding sequence ATGGCTCGGGCGACGGGGAGTGGCGGGCGAGGAGACGAGGGGGATCGCGTCCTCGTCCTCAATCCGAAGAGCGGCGGCGGACGCGGCACCGACGCGATCGGGGCGTTGGCCGCAGATCGCGGGTTCGCCGTCCGCGAGGCCGAGGGCGCGGCGGTGGTCGAGGCCGCGCGGGGGGCCGCCGAGTCCGGGGCGTCGCTCGTCGTCGCATGCGGGGGCGACGGAACGGCGAGCGGCGTCGTGAACGGCATCGCCGACGCCGACGCGTTCGACGACGTCGCCTTCGGCGTCGTCCCGAGCGGGACGGGGAACAACTTCGCGGGGAACGTCGGCGTCGGGAGCGTCGAGCAGGCGTTCGACGTGCTCGAGACGGGCGAGGAGCGCCGCATCGACGTCGGGCGCGTCGTCCTCACCGACGCCGACGGAACGACCGACGAGCGACTGTTTCTCAACTCCTGCGTCGCGGGGCTGACCGCCGACGCGAGCGAGCGAACCTCGGCGGAGTTGAAGCGACGCTACGGGGCGTTCGCCTACCTCGCCACCACGCTCGGTGCGGTGCCGACCTACGAGTCCCTCCCCCTGCGAGTCGAGGGGCCGGCGGACGACGATCCGTGGCGCGGGGACGCGCTCTGCGTCTTCCTCGGGAACGCTCGCGGATTCCCCCGCGGCGGGAGCGTCCGGCTGACGCAGGCGAACGTCGAGGACGGTCTCCTGGAGGTCGCGCTCGTGAGCGACGCGTCCGCGCTCGAACTCGCCGGGGACGAACTGATCCGGCGACTGTTCCGGGGGGAGACGGTCAACATCGAGCTACGGTCGCTCCCGTCCGTGACCGTGACGACGGAGGGCGAGCCGATCCGCTTCAGCCTCGACGGCGAGATGGTCAGCGCAGAGCGCCTCGACGCGGGGACGCTCCCGCGGACGCTTCGCGCCCGCGTCGGGGCGAGCTACGTGCCGGACCCGCCCGCGTGA